One region of Sphingomonas kaistensis genomic DNA includes:
- a CDS encoding aspartate aminotransferase family protein, with protein MAITPLMPVYPRCEVRPVRGEGVWLIGEGGERYLDFASGIAVNLLGHSHPHLIGAIQRQAETLMHVSNLYGSPQGESLAQRLVDLTFADTVFFTNSGAEAVECAIKTARRYHHAAGNPHKNKLITFSNAFHGRTMATISATDQVKLRDGFAPLLEGFEVVAFDDLDAALAAIDENTAGFLLEPVQGEGGIRPASQEFMAGLRKACDEHDLMLVLDEVQCGVARTGSLYAYEQYGIEPDILATAKGIGGGFPLGACLATEKAASGMVIGTHGSTYGGNPLAMAAGNAVLDVVSTPEFLAQVRETGQRLRAALEQMIPNHDGLFESVRGMGLMLGIKMKTDSRAFVGYLRTRGILTVAAGDNVVRVLPPLIIDDNDIRAFVDGLSAASADYEVPAEAA; from the coding sequence ATGGCCATCACGCCGCTCATGCCCGTCTATCCGCGTTGCGAGGTGCGGCCGGTCCGAGGCGAAGGCGTGTGGCTGATCGGCGAGGGCGGCGAGCGCTATCTCGATTTCGCCAGCGGCATCGCGGTCAACCTGCTCGGCCACAGCCATCCGCATCTGATCGGCGCGATCCAGAGGCAGGCCGAGACGCTGATGCACGTGTCGAACCTGTACGGCAGCCCGCAGGGCGAAAGCCTGGCGCAACGGCTGGTCGACCTGACCTTTGCCGACACGGTGTTCTTCACCAATTCGGGCGCCGAAGCGGTGGAATGCGCGATCAAGACCGCGCGCCGCTATCATCATGCGGCGGGCAATCCGCACAAGAACAAGCTGATCACTTTCTCCAACGCCTTCCACGGGCGGACCATGGCGACGATCTCGGCGACCGACCAGGTCAAGCTGCGCGACGGCTTCGCGCCGTTGCTCGAGGGCTTCGAGGTGGTGGCGTTCGACGATCTGGACGCGGCGCTTGCGGCGATCGACGAGAATACCGCGGGCTTCCTGCTCGAGCCGGTGCAGGGCGAGGGCGGCATCCGTCCGGCGAGCCAGGAGTTCATGGCCGGCCTGCGCAAGGCCTGCGACGAGCATGACCTGATGCTGGTACTGGACGAGGTGCAGTGCGGCGTGGCGCGCACCGGCAGCCTTTACGCCTACGAACAATATGGGATCGAGCCGGACATCCTTGCGACCGCCAAGGGCATCGGCGGCGGCTTCCCGCTGGGCGCCTGCCTGGCCACCGAAAAGGCGGCGAGCGGAATGGTGATCGGCACCCACGGCAGCACCTACGGCGGCAATCCGCTGGCGATGGCGGCGGGCAATGCGGTGCTGGACGTCGTCTCGACGCCCGAATTCCTGGCGCAGGTCCGCGAGACCGGGCAGCGGCTGCGCGCGGCCCTGGAGCAGATGATCCCCAACCACGACGGCTTGTTCGAAAGCGTCCGCGGCATGGGCCTGATGCTCGGCATCAAGATGAAGACCGACAGCCGTGCGTTCGTCGGTTATCTGCGCACCCGCGGCATCCTGACGGTGGCGGCTGGCGACAATGTGGTGCGCGTCCTCCCGCCGCTGATCATCGACGACAATGACATCCGCGCCTTCGTCGATGGCCTGAGCGCAGCGTCGGCGGATTATGAGGTGCCGGCCGAGGCGGCTTGA
- a CDS encoding ABC transporter permease, with the protein MPGQPRRAFAMTPGDVRLKGVNWGGLKTLYVKEVRRFFKVQTQTIWAPAVTTLLFLVIFSVALGGASRQVMGVPFPSFIAPGLIIMAMIQNAFANSSFSLLVGKIQGTIVDYLMPPLSVGELIAGLIGASVTRAVLVGCAVWLAMALWPGVDVRVIHPLSVIWFGLMGSLLLSFLGLITSIWAEKFDHAAAVTNFVVAPLSLLSGTFYSVEALSPLFRGISHANPFFYVISGFRHGFLSEADSPILFGAVLLLVLNLALFALCYGLLKSGWKIKN; encoded by the coding sequence ATGCCAGGCCAGCCGCGCCGCGCCTTCGCCATGACGCCCGGGGACGTGCGCCTCAAGGGCGTGAACTGGGGCGGCCTCAAGACCCTCTATGTCAAGGAGGTGCGCCGCTTTTTCAAGGTCCAGACCCAGACCATCTGGGCGCCGGCGGTGACCACCCTCCTGTTCCTGGTGATTTTCTCGGTCGCGCTGGGCGGCGCCAGCCGGCAGGTGATGGGCGTCCCGTTCCCGAGCTTCATCGCGCCCGGGCTGATCATCATGGCGATGATCCAGAACGCCTTCGCCAATTCGAGCTTCTCGCTGCTGGTTGGCAAGATCCAGGGGACGATCGTCGATTACCTGATGCCGCCGCTGTCGGTCGGCGAACTGATCGCCGGGCTGATCGGCGCGTCGGTCACCCGCGCGGTGCTGGTCGGCTGCGCGGTGTGGCTGGCGATGGCGCTGTGGCCGGGAGTCGACGTCAGGGTGATCCACCCGCTGAGCGTGATCTGGTTCGGGCTGATGGGATCGCTGCTGCTGAGCTTCCTCGGGCTGATCACCAGCATCTGGGCCGAGAAGTTCGATCATGCGGCGGCGGTGACCAATTTCGTGGTCGCTCCGCTGTCGCTGCTGAGCGGGACCTTCTATTCGGTCGAGGCGCTGAGCCCGCTGTTCCGGGGCATCAGCCATGCCAATCCCTTCTTCTACGTCATCTCCGGCTTCCGCCACGGATTCCTGTCGGAAGCCGATTCGCCGATCCTGTTTGGGGCGGTGCTGCTGCTGGTACTCAACCTTGCGCTGTTCGCGCTCTGCTATGGCCTTCTGAAGAGCGGGTGGAAGATCAAGAACTAG
- a CDS encoding GcrA family cell cycle regulator, protein MSWTDERIERLKAMWAEGKTASAIADDLGGVSRNAVIGKAHRLGLDSRPSPVKAGEDKSASATAAAAAPASTAAPASERSAPSRVREKPAIAAILESAAPMPDDDLPVAPAATPAPAPAAAPAAKTGETVMVYRSIGPGGFVRQGPGDQQPPIPPAPPRRLVPAKPAPEIADKTGLLDLNDRICKWPMGHPGEPDFHFCGQQANPGYPYCVQHCGVAYQAQLPRRDRRPPPPLPYGGPRVR, encoded by the coding sequence ATGAGCTGGACTGACGAGAGAATCGAGCGGCTGAAGGCGATGTGGGCCGAAGGCAAGACCGCAAGCGCGATCGCCGACGATCTTGGCGGCGTCAGCCGCAACGCGGTGATCGGCAAGGCACACCGCCTCGGCCTCGATTCGCGTCCGTCGCCGGTCAAGGCGGGCGAGGACAAGAGCGCATCGGCCACGGCCGCCGCCGCCGCGCCGGCCTCGACTGCGGCTCCGGCGTCCGAACGCTCGGCCCCGTCGCGGGTCCGTGAGAAGCCGGCGATTGCCGCCATCCTCGAAAGCGCCGCGCCGATGCCGGACGACGACCTCCCGGTCGCGCCTGCCGCCACGCCCGCCCCGGCCCCCGCCGCCGCTCCCGCCGCCAAGACCGGTGAGACGGTGATGGTCTATCGCTCGATCGGTCCGGGCGGCTTCGTTCGCCAGGGCCCGGGCGACCAGCAGCCCCCGATCCCCCCGGCCCCGCCGCGTCGCCTGGTTCCGGCCAAGCCCGCGCCCGAGATCGCCGACAAGACCGGCCTGCTCGACCTCAACGACCGCATCTGCAAATGGCCGATGGGTCACCCGGGCGAGCCCGATTTCCACTTCTGCGGCCAGCAGGCCAACCCCGGCTATCCTTATTGCGTCCAGCATTGCGGCGTCGCCTACCAGGCGCAGCTGCCACGCCGCGACCGCCGCCCCCCGCCGCCGCTCCCCTACGGCGGCCCGCGGGTACGCTAA
- a CDS encoding Hsp20 family protein, whose protein sequence is MRSAFDFTPFRRSAVGFDRLFDMLESSAASGAGENYPPFDLIRTSEHEYRIEIAVAGFRREEIDITSHQNVLIIRGRKADEGGADYIHRGIATRSFERRFALADHVQVTGADLADGMLALTLKREIPEAMKPRRIEIGGTAQPRHDRIEAEVNSETRQSETA, encoded by the coding sequence GTGCGTAGTGCTTTTGATTTCACCCCGTTTCGCCGCAGCGCTGTGGGGTTCGACCGGCTGTTCGACATGCTGGAAAGCAGCGCGGCATCCGGAGCGGGGGAGAATTACCCGCCGTTCGACCTCATCCGCACCAGCGAGCATGAGTATCGGATCGAGATCGCCGTGGCCGGCTTCCGCCGCGAGGAGATCGATATCACCAGCCACCAGAACGTGCTGATCATTCGTGGTCGCAAGGCCGACGAAGGCGGCGCCGATTACATCCATCGCGGTATCGCCACCCGCAGCTTCGAGCGGCGCTTCGCGCTGGCCGACCATGTGCAGGTGACCGGTGCCGATCTGGCGGACGGCATGCTGGCGCTGACGCTGAAGCGCGAGATCCCCGAAGCGATGAAGCCGCGCCGGATCGAGATCGGCGGAACGGCCCAGCCGCGGCACGACCGGATCGAGGCCGAGGTGAACAGCGAGACGCGCCAGAGCGAAACCGCCTGA
- a CDS encoding nuclear transport factor 2 family protein, translating to MTRRLLLFLLLALPLAAPATARPDPAAPVRAFLAAMTAKDRSAVAALIDDAAVFQYPFDRSGKTEAGSWRRFTGRDAVLTGYVDGAFAKIARIGWTEADFTPSADGRTVFVEARGDMLLATGAVYRNRYVLRFDLHRGRIRGMKEYMNPVTAALAAGLPLGKP from the coding sequence ATGACCCGCCGGCTGCTGCTGTTCCTGCTTCTCGCGCTTCCCCTCGCCGCACCGGCTACCGCCCGGCCCGACCCCGCCGCCCCGGTCCGCGCCTTTCTCGCCGCGATGACTGCCAAGGATCGCTCGGCGGTGGCCGCGCTGATTGATGACGCGGCGGTGTTCCAATATCCCTTCGACCGCTCCGGCAAGACCGAAGCCGGCTCATGGCGCCGCTTCACCGGGCGTGACGCGGTCCTCACCGGCTATGTCGACGGCGCGTTCGCCAAGATCGCCCGGATCGGCTGGACCGAAGCCGATTTCACCCCCTCCGCCGACGGTCGCACCGTGTTTGTCGAGGCTCGAGGCGACATGCTGCTCGCCACCGGGGCCGTCTACCGCAACCGCTACGTCCTGCGCTTCGATCTTCATCGCGGCCGGATCCGCGGCATGAAAGAATATATGAACCCGGTCACCGCCGCGCTCGCCGCCGGCCTGCCCCTCGGCAAACCCTAG
- the parE gene encoding DNA topoisomerase IV subunit B has translation MTDLFGPGGAPLPPASDYDASAIEVLEGLEPVRRRPGMYIGGTDERALHHLAAEVIDNCMDEAVAGHASRIEITLEPGNRLTVSDNGRGIPVDPHPKYPGKSALEVILTTLHSGGKFEGKAYSTSGGLHGVGISVVNALSTETVIEVAREKKLYRQIFAKGLATGPLEEVGAAPNRRGTTVAFHPDPEIFGELAFDPERLFRLARSKAYLFAGVEIRWKCDPSLASDKVPESAVLQFANGLGDALAEQLEGRECVTAQPFAGAADFPDGQGRCEWAVAWPLWSDGFTSYYCNTIPTPDGGTHEAGLRAALTKGVRAFGDLVGNKRAKDITADDVMQSCECYLSVFIRNPHFQSQTKDRLTSLEAARFVEAAMRDHVDHFLTDNMDRGRALLGSIVERMEERLKRRAEREVKRKTATSARKLRLPGKLTDCSSDEPAGTELFIVEGDSAGGSAKQARNRKTQAILPIRGKILNVASATADKIRANQEVADLQLALGCGIRDKFDEAALRYEKIIIMTDADVDGAHIATLLMTFFFQEMPDLVRRGHLFLAQPPLYRLTAGTKTLYARDDAHRAELEKAEFKNKKVDVSRFKGLGEMNPNQLKETTMDPATRSLLKVTLPSQYEDRQPVKDLVDRLMGKNPEHRFAFIQSRAAAISGEELDA, from the coding sequence ATGACCGACCTGTTTGGGCCCGGGGGGGCACCGCTTCCGCCTGCATCCGACTACGACGCCTCCGCGATCGAGGTGCTCGAAGGGCTGGAACCCGTACGCCGCCGTCCCGGCATGTATATCGGCGGCACCGACGAGCGCGCGCTTCATCACCTCGCCGCCGAGGTCATCGACAATTGCATGGACGAAGCGGTCGCGGGCCACGCGTCGCGCATCGAGATCACGCTCGAACCAGGCAATCGCCTGACCGTCAGCGACAACGGCCGCGGCATCCCGGTCGACCCGCACCCCAAATATCCCGGCAAGTCGGCGCTCGAGGTCATCCTCACCACGCTCCACTCGGGCGGCAAGTTCGAGGGCAAGGCCTACTCGACCTCCGGCGGCCTCCACGGCGTCGGCATCAGCGTCGTCAACGCGCTCTCGACCGAGACGGTGATCGAGGTCGCGCGCGAGAAGAAGCTGTACCGCCAGATCTTCGCCAAGGGCCTCGCCACCGGTCCGCTCGAGGAAGTCGGCGCCGCCCCCAACCGCCGCGGCACCACCGTCGCCTTTCATCCCGACCCCGAAATCTTCGGCGAACTGGCGTTCGATCCCGAGCGCCTGTTCCGCCTCGCCCGCTCCAAGGCCTATCTCTTCGCCGGGGTCGAGATTCGCTGGAAGTGCGACCCCTCGCTCGCCTCCGACAAGGTCCCCGAGAGCGCCGTCCTGCAGTTCGCCAACGGCCTCGGCGATGCGCTCGCCGAGCAGCTCGAAGGCCGCGAATGCGTCACCGCCCAGCCCTTTGCCGGCGCCGCCGACTTCCCCGACGGCCAAGGCCGCTGCGAATGGGCGGTCGCCTGGCCGCTGTGGAGCGACGGCTTCACCTCTTATTATTGCAACACCATCCCCACCCCCGACGGCGGCACCCACGAAGCGGGCCTGCGCGCCGCGCTGACCAAGGGCGTCCGCGCCTTCGGCGACCTTGTCGGCAACAAGCGCGCCAAGGACATCACCGCCGACGACGTCATGCAGAGTTGCGAATGCTATCTCTCCGTCTTCATCCGCAATCCGCACTTCCAATCGCAGACCAAGGACCGCCTGACCTCCCTCGAAGCCGCCCGCTTCGTCGAAGCCGCGATGCGCGACCATGTCGACCATTTCCTGACCGACAACATGGACCGCGGCCGCGCGCTCTTGGGCTCGATCGTCGAGCGGATGGAGGAACGCCTCAAGCGCCGCGCCGAGCGCGAGGTGAAGCGCAAGACCGCCACCTCCGCCCGCAAGCTCCGCCTGCCGGGCAAGCTCACCGACTGCTCGTCCGATGAGCCCGCAGGCACCGAATTGTTCATCGTCGAAGGCGACAGCGCCGGCGGCTCGGCCAAGCAGGCCCGCAACCGCAAGACGCAGGCGATCCTGCCGATCCGCGGCAAGATCCTCAACGTGGCGTCAGCCACCGCCGACAAGATCCGCGCCAACCAGGAAGTCGCCGACCTCCAGCTGGCGCTGGGCTGCGGCATCCGCGACAAGTTCGACGAAGCGGCGCTGCGCTACGAAAAGATCATCATCATGACCGACGCCGACGTCGACGGCGCCCACATCGCGACCCTGCTGATGACCTTCTTTTTCCAGGAAATGCCCGACCTGGTTCGCCGCGGCCACCTGTTCCTCGCCCAGCCGCCGCTCTACCGCCTGACCGCCGGCACCAAGACCCTCTACGCCCGCGACGACGCCCACCGCGCCGAGCTGGAGAAGGCAGAGTTCAAGAACAAGAAAGTCGACGTCAGCCGCTTCAAGGGCCTGGGGGAGATGAACCCCAACCAATTGAAGGAGACGACGATGGACCCCGCCACCCGCTCGCTCCTCAAGGTCACGCTGCCGAGCCAATATGAGGACCGCCAGCCGGTCAAGGACCTGGTCGACCGGCTGATGGGCAAGAACCCCGAACACCGCTTCGCCTTCATCCAGAGCCGGGCAGCGGCGATAAGCGGGGAAGAGCTGGACGCCTGA
- a CDS encoding glucosamine inositolphosphorylceramide transferase family protein, which translates to MEKEISEQTSDKGGRRVLRFGVMCEEQGLTDWQARCIEDLLKVDGVEVALLIMRDGQPSAPPPAPPRRPGGKRLLWRVYRRFILDRSSQAARLVPWPTWQQDVAVSRVRVEPVGRFGERFAPESVADIRSHNLDFLLRFGFGILKGEVLEAARYGIWSFHHGDPASYRGMPPGFWEIHDGNPVTGAVLQRLTERLDAGVVLHAGHFQTRHASYVRSRDDLLFGTGEWPARICKEILSGNDAALHADPIRDEGPIKYEPGDRAMLTFLWRQARAWVANQVRFTFFQQQWTVGILPAPVHEVALAPPGAEARQVQWLPEPRGRFLADPFAVEMADRSGLLILAEDFDWNQNIGRVSAVRIAGGKASEPRLAPSLPYHLSYPYLVRHADRLYCIPESSQSGRVELHLLDEEGLDWNLEAILIEGRHLLDSTVFQHDGRWWLLATDADDGANLKLRGWFADDLHGPWQEHALNPLKTDVRSARPAGRPFVHEGALYRPAQDCSRVYGGGVAINRVTALSPTSFEEETVRTILPDPRWPYRDGFHTICGEGESTIIDACRNAFSLRGAVNEILRKARSFVRR; encoded by the coding sequence TTGGAAAAGGAGATCAGCGAGCAAACGTCGGACAAGGGCGGTCGCCGAGTCCTGCGATTCGGCGTGATGTGCGAAGAGCAAGGTCTTACCGACTGGCAGGCTCGGTGCATCGAAGATCTGCTGAAGGTCGATGGCGTGGAAGTAGCGCTGCTGATCATGCGCGACGGGCAGCCTTCGGCGCCGCCCCCCGCTCCTCCTCGCCGACCCGGCGGCAAGCGCCTTCTGTGGCGGGTCTATCGCCGCTTCATCCTCGACCGGTCGTCGCAGGCGGCGAGGCTGGTGCCGTGGCCAACATGGCAGCAGGACGTCGCCGTGTCGCGGGTTCGCGTCGAGCCGGTGGGACGCTTCGGAGAGCGATTCGCCCCGGAATCAGTCGCCGATATCCGGTCCCACAATCTGGATTTTCTGCTTCGCTTCGGATTCGGGATCTTGAAGGGCGAAGTGCTGGAGGCGGCACGTTACGGTATCTGGTCATTCCATCACGGCGATCCCGCAAGCTACCGCGGAATGCCGCCGGGCTTCTGGGAGATCCATGACGGCAATCCCGTCACCGGAGCGGTGTTGCAGCGGCTGACAGAACGTCTCGACGCCGGGGTTGTCCTCCACGCCGGACATTTCCAGACCCGCCACGCCTCCTATGTGCGAAGCCGTGACGACCTGCTGTTCGGAACGGGCGAGTGGCCAGCCCGTATCTGCAAGGAGATCCTGAGCGGCAACGATGCCGCGCTGCACGCCGACCCCATCAGGGACGAGGGACCCATCAAGTATGAGCCTGGAGACCGGGCGATGCTGACCTTTCTGTGGAGGCAGGCACGGGCATGGGTCGCCAATCAGGTCCGCTTCACCTTCTTCCAGCAGCAATGGACAGTCGGAATTCTCCCGGCGCCCGTGCACGAGGTGGCTCTTGCCCCGCCGGGAGCGGAAGCTCGCCAGGTGCAATGGCTCCCCGAGCCCCGTGGCCGGTTTCTCGCCGATCCGTTCGCGGTGGAAATGGCTGATCGGTCAGGATTGCTGATCCTCGCCGAGGACTTCGACTGGAACCAGAACATTGGACGAGTTTCCGCCGTCCGCATAGCCGGAGGTAAAGCCAGCGAGCCGCGCCTCGCACCGAGCTTGCCTTACCATCTTTCCTACCCCTATCTCGTTCGTCACGCCGACCGCTTGTACTGCATTCCCGAGTCCAGTCAGTCGGGACGCGTCGAACTACACTTGCTCGACGAAGAGGGCCTCGACTGGAACCTCGAGGCGATCCTGATCGAGGGGCGGCATTTGCTGGATTCGACGGTCTTCCAGCATGACGGCAGATGGTGGTTGCTGGCGACCGACGCGGACGATGGAGCCAATCTCAAGCTCCGGGGATGGTTCGCTGATGACCTGCATGGTCCCTGGCAGGAACATGCCCTCAACCCTCTCAAGACCGATGTCCGGTCGGCGCGGCCAGCGGGACGACCGTTCGTCCACGAGGGGGCGCTATACCGCCCGGCACAGGACTGTTCGCGGGTTTACGGCGGCGGGGTCGCGATCAATCGGGTCACCGCGCTGTCCCCCACCAGCTTCGAGGAGGAGACCGTGCGCACGATCCTTCCCGATCCCCGATGGCCCTATCGCGATGGCTTCCACACGATCTGCGGCGAGGGCGAAAGCACGATTATCGATGCTTGCCGCAACGCCTTCAGCTTGCGAGGTGCGGTGAACGAGATCCTTCGAAAAGCACGCTCTTTCGTCCGCCGCTAG
- a CDS encoding potassium channel family protein, whose product MSARSPQPSRFAHASARVLTNRQVPWAISQLQLRRRSKFGIRTQLAIRLGIMALLLALIIGFHWIERDSLKDMYDGKISLADIIYFTMISATTTGYGDIVPITERARLFDALVVTPIRIFFLLILAGTAYSFFIKRLWDKYLMRRLQAGLTDHIIVAGFGSSGSEAVAELVARGSEPSSLVVIDCDEEALTHAHDYGCMVLQGDATRDATLQAVHVERARALLVTAGRDDTSILVCLTARHLAPDLRITVSVRASDNELPARAAGATTVINPVSFSGLLMAGSAQGSGVADYLADLASARGRVQLRERMVGAEEVGRQLAEIDTGVGLRIIRDGEAISFEDPGACTLQEGDRIIELFGEGAPGQHARAAKGASRGSALPA is encoded by the coding sequence GTGTCCGCCCGCTCGCCACAGCCCAGCCGTTTCGCCCACGCCTCGGCACGGGTGCTGACCAATCGCCAAGTGCCGTGGGCGATCAGCCAGTTGCAGTTGCGCCGCCGCTCGAAGTTCGGGATCCGCACCCAGCTTGCCATCCGGCTCGGGATCATGGCGCTGCTGCTGGCGCTGATCATCGGCTTCCACTGGATCGAGCGCGACAGCCTGAAGGACATGTACGACGGCAAGATCAGCCTCGCCGACATCATCTACTTCACCATGATCAGCGCCACCACGACCGGCTACGGCGACATCGTGCCCATCACCGAACGGGCGCGCTTGTTCGATGCCCTGGTGGTGACCCCGATCCGCATCTTCTTCCTGCTGATCCTCGCCGGGACCGCATACAGCTTCTTCATCAAACGCCTGTGGGACAAATATCTGATGCGCCGACTTCAAGCTGGTCTGACCGACCACATCATCGTCGCAGGGTTCGGCAGCAGCGGCTCCGAAGCGGTCGCCGAACTGGTCGCCCGCGGCAGCGAGCCGTCCTCTTTGGTGGTGATCGACTGCGACGAGGAAGCCCTCACCCACGCCCACGATTATGGCTGCATGGTGCTGCAGGGAGACGCCACCCGTGACGCCACGCTGCAGGCGGTGCATGTCGAGCGGGCGCGCGCGCTGCTGGTTACCGCCGGCCGCGACGACACCTCGATCCTGGTCTGCCTGACCGCCCGGCACCTCGCTCCCGACCTCAGGATCACCGTCTCGGTGCGGGCTTCCGACAACGAGCTTCCGGCCCGCGCCGCCGGTGCCACCACCGTGATCAACCCGGTCAGCTTCTCGGGCCTGCTGATGGCCGGCTCGGCGCAGGGCTCGGGCGTCGCCGACTATCTCGCCGACCTCGCCTCGGCGCGCGGCCGGGTCCAGCTGCGCGAGCGGATGGTCGGGGCGGAAGAAGTCGGCCGCCAATTGGCCGAGATCGACACCGGCGTCGGCCTGCGCATCATCCGCGACGGGGAGGCGATCAGCTTCGAGGATCCCGGCGCCTGCACGCTGCAGGAGGGCGACCGGATCATCGAACTGTTCGGCGAAGGCGCTCCCGGCCAGCACGCCCGCGCGGCGAAGGGAGCAAGTCGGGGTTCAGCCTTGCCCGCCTAG
- a CDS encoding energy transducer TonB has translation MRRQLASNADRARSVGLAALIHLGIGYALLTGLGVTPVPAKLAEPLTLLDITDRPEPEPPAVPMLPEPAPKPTERAADPEGAAGPPALKNTPTPVVAPPPVIRLPVPPPLPAAPIAGTGTAPNPGAAPVDGPGTGRGGEGDGLGAGRFGNGTGGGGAGGMAQEPEYRSGRMEWRDVPPQVQAQGARGLVRFRILVATDGRVRDCRVTRSSGFPGLDAATCNAAIRRLRWYPATNTAGQPVEAWIPGSNEWIPRPGADRWVDPVEVRD, from the coding sequence ATGCGCCGCCAGCTCGCCTCGAACGCCGATCGCGCCCGTTCCGTCGGTCTTGCCGCGCTGATCCACCTCGGGATCGGCTATGCCTTGCTGACCGGGCTCGGCGTCACCCCCGTCCCGGCCAAGCTGGCCGAGCCGCTGACCCTTCTCGACATCACCGACCGGCCAGAGCCCGAGCCGCCCGCCGTCCCGATGCTTCCCGAGCCCGCGCCCAAGCCGACCGAGCGTGCCGCCGATCCCGAAGGCGCCGCCGGCCCGCCGGCGCTGAAGAACACCCCGACCCCCGTGGTCGCTCCGCCGCCGGTGATCCGCCTGCCCGTTCCCCCACCGCTTCCCGCTGCGCCGATCGCCGGCACCGGCACCGCCCCCAATCCCGGCGCCGCGCCGGTCGACGGCCCCGGCACCGGCCGCGGCGGTGAAGGCGACGGCCTCGGCGCCGGACGCTTCGGCAATGGCACCGGCGGCGGTGGTGCGGGCGGGATGGCGCAGGAGCCCGAATATCGCAGCGGCAGGATGGAATGGCGCGATGTCCCTCCGCAGGTGCAGGCGCAGGGCGCGCGCGGCCTCGTACGCTTCCGCATCTTGGTCGCGACCGACGGCCGGGTCCGCGATTGCCGCGTGACCCGCTCGAGCGGCTTCCCGGGCCTCGATGCCGCCACCTGCAACGCGGCCATCCGCCGGCTCCGTTGGTATCCCGCGACCAACACCGCGGGCCAGCCGGTCGAAGCGTGGATCCCCGGGAGCAATGAGTGGATCCCCCGTCCCGGCGCCGACCGCTGGGTCGATCCGGTCGAGGTCCGCGACTAG
- a CDS encoding TonB family protein, translating into MQPSPLNSRERIGAITLVILVHVGVIAGLLTLGSSPGVRESLQKPLEIFDVVLPPPEPPPPPPVVVESRAAPKEEGAAAPPARQAEAAPVKRVEPVVQLPPTPPPVIAAPTPGAGAAPTAGAAPVDGPGSGAGGQGNGTGSGGSGTGPGGGGNGGEGAGPSVIQSTTLTGRSYPREVLRAWPRGGRVFIAVRVQVDGRATDCKVNRSSGNPIVDQWTCRLVEERVRFRPAVDGQGRPEVRWYGYIQAPVNF; encoded by the coding sequence ATGCAGCCTTCTCCCCTCAATAGTCGCGAGCGCATTGGAGCGATCACCCTGGTGATCCTTGTCCACGTCGGGGTGATTGCCGGGCTGCTGACCCTGGGATCCTCGCCGGGGGTCCGTGAGAGCCTGCAGAAGCCGCTCGAGATCTTCGATGTCGTGCTGCCGCCGCCCGAGCCGCCGCCACCGCCGCCGGTGGTGGTCGAGAGCCGTGCCGCGCCGAAGGAGGAAGGGGCCGCAGCGCCGCCGGCTCGGCAGGCCGAGGCCGCGCCGGTCAAGCGGGTCGAGCCGGTGGTCCAGCTTCCGCCGACCCCGCCGCCCGTGATCGCAGCACCGACGCCGGGTGCCGGAGCCGCGCCGACTGCGGGGGCCGCACCGGTCGATGGGCCGGGAAGCGGCGCCGGGGGGCAGGGCAACGGGACCGGGTCCGGAGGCTCGGGAACGGGTCCCGGAGGCGGCGGAAACGGCGGCGAGGGTGCCGGGCCGTCGGTGATCCAGAGCACGACGCTGACCGGTCGGAGCTATCCGCGCGAGGTGCTGCGCGCGTGGCCGCGGGGCGGGCGGGTGTTCATCGCGGTGCGGGTGCAGGTCGATGGCCGGGCCACCGACTGCAAGGTCAACCGGTCGAGCGGCAATCCGATCGTCGACCAGTGGACCTGCCGGCTGGTCGAGGAGCGGGTGCGGTTCCGGCCGGCGGTCGACGGGCAGGGCCGTCCCGAGGTGCGCTGGTACGGCTACATCCAGGCGCCGGTGAACTTCTAG